From Trueperella pecoris, a single genomic window includes:
- a CDS encoding DUF7455 domain-containing protein: MNATLETPTLTAADRCDACNAQAYVRVELGSGELFFCAHHARKHMPALEKVALNIVDETELVS, translated from the coding sequence GTGAATGCAACATTAGAAACACCGACCTTGACAGCTGCAGACCGCTGCGACGCCTGTAATGCACAGGCTTACGTCCGAGTCGAACTAGGATCGGGCGAGCTTTTCTTCTGTGCCCACCATGCGCGCAAGCACATGCCGGCGCTGGAAAAGGTTGCACTGAATATCGTCGATGAGACCGAACTCGTCTCATAA
- a CDS encoding 3'-5' exonuclease: MADSSFAVIDLETTGLSRAEDRIIEIAVVLLDENLSEESHWHTLVNPERSTGATHIHGIHDADLAGAPTFRELLPRLLPFLDRRRIVAHNAAFERAFLNSEFARAGLPHVIGEDSCVCTMDQSRIYLPPGPHSLQGVASRLGLPFQPHHRALQDAVVCAELLRRYFTIEAAGQRYTSHATNREGSPVLPAQWERAHGWTRSH, translated from the coding sequence ATGGCCGATTCTTCCTTCGCTGTCATCGACTTAGAAACCACTGGTCTGAGCCGAGCCGAGGACCGCATCATCGAGATCGCAGTCGTTTTACTCGATGAGAACCTCAGTGAAGAGTCTCATTGGCACACGCTCGTTAATCCCGAACGTTCCACGGGGGCAACGCACATCCATGGGATTCACGACGCCGATCTGGCCGGCGCTCCCACCTTCCGCGAGTTGCTCCCCCGCCTGCTTCCGTTCCTTGATAGGCGCCGGATCGTGGCCCACAACGCCGCATTTGAGCGGGCCTTCCTCAACAGCGAGTTTGCCCGCGCCGGCCTGCCTCATGTGATTGGCGAAGATTCGTGCGTGTGCACAATGGACCAGTCTCGCATCTATCTTCCGCCGGGACCTCACTCGTTGCAGGGCGTGGCAAGCCGTCTAGGCCTGCCGTTCCAGCCGCACCACCGCGCACTCCAGGACGCGGTGGTGTGCGCCGAGCTGCTTCGCCGATACTTCACCATCGAAGCCGCCGGGCAACGCTACACCTCTCACGCAACAAATCGGGAAGGCTCCCCTGTTCTGCCCGCACAATGGGAGCGCGCTCACGGATGGACGCGCTCCCATTGA
- a CDS encoding RNA polymerase sigma factor: MAASKSKTASLPSKADAEVMVDVASLPGMKVSELRDIAQSLGLDVNSRAVKATLIDAISVALSERASDGADVKVSGDSAPVNEAELKKLKVDELREKAAEIGGDGTGLKKAELVELIVRLSTGEGKDGGEPSKALPDVDGDESDAEDVTPATPDEPEDLDDEDLEEDDEDLEEDDEDLDDDSQSDDEAEDEDSDDEDSDDEDDDKSVVITASAGKSSKGAFVVKDSDDTDEPAQRVLVAGATADPVKDYLKQIGKVSLLNAAEEVELAQRIEAGLFAQHILETTQIDDRKYRRELEIIARDGRNAKNHLLEANLRLVVSLAKRYTGRGMLFLDLIQEGNLGLVRAVEKFDYAKGFKFSTYATWWIRQAITRAMADQARTIRIPVHMVEVINKLARVQRQMLQDLGREPTTEELARELDMTEEKVIEVQKYGREPISLHTPLGEDGDSEFGDLIEDSEAVVPADAVGFTLLQEQLHQVLDTLSEREAGVVSMRFGLTDGQPKTLDEIGKVYGVTRERIRQIESKTMSKLRHPSRSQVLRDYLE; encoded by the coding sequence GTGGCTGCATCTAAGTCCAAGACCGCTTCTTTACCCTCCAAGGCCGATGCGGAGGTTATGGTCGACGTTGCCTCGTTGCCCGGAATGAAGGTCTCCGAGCTTCGTGACATCGCCCAGTCGCTGGGGCTAGATGTCAATTCGCGCGCTGTTAAAGCCACACTCATCGATGCGATCTCCGTTGCGCTGTCCGAGCGTGCGTCCGATGGTGCTGATGTTAAGGTTTCGGGCGATTCGGCTCCCGTGAACGAGGCTGAGCTGAAAAAGCTGAAGGTAGATGAGCTTCGTGAAAAAGCGGCTGAGATCGGTGGAGACGGCACGGGTCTGAAGAAGGCGGAGCTCGTAGAACTTATTGTGAGACTCTCCACGGGCGAAGGCAAGGATGGCGGCGAGCCTTCGAAGGCGCTGCCCGATGTTGATGGCGATGAGTCTGATGCGGAGGACGTGACTCCCGCGACTCCGGATGAGCCGGAGGACCTCGACGACGAAGACCTCGAGGAGGATGATGAGGACCTCGAGGAGGATGACGAAGATCTCGACGACGATTCGCAGTCCGACGACGAGGCCGAGGACGAAGACTCGGACGACGAGGATTCCGACGATGAGGACGATGACAAGTCGGTCGTCATCACGGCCTCTGCGGGCAAGTCCTCCAAGGGCGCCTTCGTAGTGAAGGACTCGGACGACACCGACGAGCCCGCTCAGCGCGTGCTCGTGGCGGGCGCCACCGCCGATCCGGTCAAGGACTACCTCAAGCAGATCGGCAAGGTTTCCCTGCTTAACGCGGCCGAGGAGGTCGAGCTTGCGCAGCGTATCGAGGCCGGCTTGTTCGCCCAGCACATCCTTGAGACCACGCAGATCGACGATCGTAAGTATCGCCGCGAGCTGGAGATCATCGCCCGTGACGGACGCAACGCGAAGAACCACTTGCTGGAGGCAAACCTCCGCCTGGTTGTTTCGCTTGCCAAGCGCTACACCGGTCGCGGGATGCTCTTCCTTGACCTCATCCAGGAGGGCAACCTCGGTTTGGTGCGAGCCGTCGAAAAGTTCGACTACGCCAAGGGATTTAAGTTCTCCACCTACGCCACCTGGTGGATTCGTCAGGCCATCACCCGCGCCATGGCGGATCAGGCACGTACGATCCGTATCCCGGTCCACATGGTCGAGGTGATTAATAAGCTCGCCCGCGTTCAGCGCCAGATGCTTCAGGATCTCGGACGTGAACCCACCACGGAAGAGCTCGCGCGCGAACTCGATATGACTGAAGAAAAGGTCATCGAGGTACAGAAGTATGGCCGTGAGCCTATCTCGCTCCACACGCCTCTCGGTGAGGACGGTGATTCGGAGTTCGGTGACCTCATCGAAGATTCGGAAGCTGTTGTTCCCGCCGACGCCGTTGGCTTCACACTTCTTCAGGAGCAACTCCATCAGGTTCTCGACACACTGTCTGAGCGCGAGGCCGGCGTCGTGTCCATGCGTTTCGGCCTGACCGACGGCCAGCCAAAGACTTTGGATGAGATTGGCAAGGTCTATGGTGTGACCCGCGAGCGGATCCGCCAGATCGAATCCAAGACTATGTCGAAGCTGCGCCATCCGTCCCGCTCGCAGGTCTTGCGGGACTACCTCGAATAA
- a CDS encoding universal stress protein, with protein MPVVVPVTPGARDDALVAAIDLCQRQERPLVVLLRRPVSEFHQETVDAEIDDLTERLERVDIAFSIEVRLGEEELATHIANVVTQTKASLVVVSLAKRPVNGRLRLGSQIQKLLLESQCAVLVVPER; from the coding sequence ATGCCGGTAGTCGTCCCAGTCACACCAGGAGCTCGCGATGACGCGCTCGTTGCGGCCATTGATCTATGCCAGCGCCAGGAACGCCCCCTTGTTGTGCTCCTTCGCCGTCCCGTGTCGGAATTCCATCAAGAAACCGTTGATGCTGAGATTGACGATCTGACGGAGCGACTCGAGCGTGTCGACATCGCTTTCTCGATTGAGGTGCGGCTCGGGGAGGAAGAACTTGCGACCCACATTGCCAACGTCGTGACGCAGACCAAGGCCTCGCTCGTCGTCGTATCATTGGCAAAGCGCCCTGTGAACGGCCGGTTGCGCCTCGGCTCGCAGATCCAAAAGCTTCTGCTTGAGAGCCAGTGTGCGGTACTCGTCGTTCCGGAGAGATAA
- a CDS encoding DUF4192 family protein, which translates to MNKIKLNQPHEILAFAPYALGYKPRQSVVLIAMRGAGGLPGGPSARIDAAIVPTGLFDVVLDFIETFDVEDLYIAWYGDDLEQMLSDVDSIDILDMAGLAAQQCIDARNGGQGFVSVGLTDFTQWISGIDARQSRVDTFEELCEAGYIGSFEELNSSAAVAEAVYAGSAPVEDGPTFPRSRAPWSERQEAVAAARQWRSRKGRRGVGLWQTAIDALQEGADPHEAAGTTANMGKLNAALDQILLRDRLILFGVDESMVRLTSVSASQLVRRLAQAHVAPADRVTALISLLEHIGDYSDDDDAAAYAVAAYLAWWADDRERAISNAQMAINSNRHYPLAKLVLHALFVNLPSPAEEAESARVWMAD; encoded by the coding sequence ATGAACAAGATCAAACTCAATCAACCTCACGAAATACTCGCCTTCGCCCCTTATGCGCTCGGCTACAAGCCCCGCCAATCGGTGGTCCTTATCGCGATGCGAGGCGCCGGAGGCCTCCCCGGAGGGCCCAGCGCACGCATCGATGCCGCGATCGTCCCCACCGGGCTGTTCGACGTGGTGCTCGACTTCATCGAGACCTTCGACGTTGAAGACCTCTACATCGCCTGGTACGGCGACGATCTGGAACAGATGCTCAGCGATGTCGATTCCATCGATATCCTCGACATGGCCGGACTGGCCGCCCAACAGTGCATCGATGCCCGCAACGGCGGGCAGGGCTTCGTCTCGGTGGGCCTGACCGACTTCACGCAGTGGATCTCGGGTATCGACGCGCGCCAATCTCGCGTCGATACATTCGAGGAGTTGTGCGAGGCCGGATACATCGGCTCTTTCGAAGAGCTCAATTCTTCTGCCGCGGTTGCCGAGGCAGTCTATGCCGGGTCGGCGCCGGTGGAAGATGGTCCTACCTTTCCGCGTTCTCGCGCACCCTGGAGCGAGCGTCAGGAAGCTGTGGCAGCTGCGCGTCAGTGGCGCTCGCGCAAAGGCAGGCGCGGAGTGGGTTTGTGGCAGACGGCGATCGACGCCCTCCAAGAAGGTGCCGATCCGCACGAGGCTGCCGGGACCACCGCAAACATGGGCAAGCTCAACGCGGCGCTTGATCAGATACTCCTTCGTGACCGGCTCATTCTTTTCGGCGTGGACGAATCGATGGTTCGACTCACCAGCGTCTCTGCCAGCCAGTTGGTGCGCAGGCTAGCCCAGGCACACGTCGCGCCTGCGGACAGGGTCACGGCTCTCATTTCCCTCCTCGAACACATCGGCGACTATTCGGACGACGACGACGCTGCGGCCTACGCGGTAGCCGCCTACCTAGCCTGGTGGGCCGATGATCGCGAGCGCGCGATTTCCAACGCTCAGATGGCGATCAATTCCAACAGGCACTACCCGTTAGCCAAGTTGGTTTTGCATGCGCTCTTCGTCAACCTGCCCTCGCCTGCCGAGGAGGCAGAATCGGCGCGGGTGTGGATGGCTGACTGA
- a CDS encoding polyprenyl synthetase family protein, with the protein MDNFRAAVTDRLTRSLEESAPFVDDYLARIVWREFITPARELAASGKRTRALLIAAGHEACGGKVPPVHAGVAAELYQMSALVHDDIIDDSPTRRGVPAAHRNFATSHRGLSMLGDSAIFGTKAAILLGDLLLSLAAVEIEMAEASDAESLARARRLFHEMTAETAYGQYLDLRAESTCLNDHREAAINESLIVLRHKSARYSVELPLMIGGALAGASESDIARLSELGRPLGIAFQLRDDELGIFGNPEDTGKPAGGDITEGKHTVLLALTRAHASDADRKFVDDALGRPLSSDDVSRIRRIVVDSGAFAEHEDMIAAYERAALEVAAQFTAAPILGSVMTELENRRA; encoded by the coding sequence ATGGATAACTTTCGCGCAGCCGTCACCGATCGACTCACACGCTCCCTCGAGGAGTCGGCACCATTCGTCGACGACTACCTCGCTCGTATCGTGTGGCGGGAGTTCATTACGCCGGCCCGAGAGCTCGCCGCGTCGGGAAAGCGCACTCGCGCCTTGCTGATCGCCGCCGGCCACGAGGCTTGCGGAGGAAAAGTTCCCCCGGTTCACGCGGGAGTCGCCGCGGAGCTTTACCAGATGTCGGCACTCGTCCACGACGACATTATCGACGATTCCCCCACCCGCCGCGGTGTCCCTGCCGCCCATCGTAATTTCGCCACCTCGCACCGCGGCTTATCCATGCTCGGAGACTCGGCAATCTTCGGCACGAAGGCGGCCATCCTGCTCGGCGATCTCCTGCTGTCCTTGGCGGCGGTGGAAATCGAGATGGCCGAGGCGTCCGACGCCGAATCCCTCGCCCGTGCCCGGCGCCTCTTTCACGAGATGACCGCCGAGACCGCCTACGGACAATATCTGGATCTGCGCGCAGAATCGACGTGCCTCAACGACCACCGCGAGGCTGCGATCAACGAGTCCCTCATCGTGCTACGCCACAAGTCCGCACGCTATTCCGTCGAGCTTCCCCTCATGATTGGCGGCGCGCTCGCCGGAGCATCCGAGTCCGACATTGCCCGCCTGTCCGAGCTCGGCAGGCCGCTGGGCATCGCCTTCCAGTTGCGCGACGACGAATTGGGAATCTTCGGCAACCCCGAGGACACCGGTAAGCCCGCAGGCGGAGACATCACAGAGGGCAAGCACACCGTGTTGCTTGCCCTCACGCGCGCACACGCGAGCGACGCCGACAGGAAGTTCGTCGACGACGCGCTCGGCCGCCCACTGTCCTCAGATGACGTTTCACGTATCCGCCGAATCGTCGTCGACTCCGGCGCTTTTGCCGAACACGAAGACATGATCGCGGCGTACGAAAGAGCAGCACTCGAGGTGGCGGCCCAGTTCACCGCGGCCCCGATTCTGGGCTCGGTCATGACCGAGCTAGAAAATCGCCGCGCGTGA
- a CDS encoding Rv2175c family DNA-binding protein, with protein sequence MNEDLEYFSVPEIGHMLGIRQQSVRSMLSDKKLLAVRRGPNHALSISADQIVEKDGVHVALPSLNGTLTMLADRGYSDEEAHTWLYSQEPELGTTPMQALREGRHRAVRRVVVGLGF encoded by the coding sequence GTGAATGAAGACCTTGAGTATTTCTCCGTCCCCGAAATCGGCCATATGCTTGGCATTCGCCAGCAATCGGTGCGCTCGATGTTGTCCGATAAGAAGCTGCTAGCCGTCCGACGTGGCCCAAATCACGCTCTGTCGATCAGTGCTGATCAGATTGTGGAGAAGGACGGCGTGCACGTCGCCCTCCCGAGTCTCAACGGCACGCTAACGATGCTTGCTGACAGGGGATACTCCGACGAGGAGGCGCACACCTGGTTGTATTCGCAGGAACCTGAATTGGGTACGACGCCGATGCAGGCCCTCCGTGAGGGGCGCCATCGCGCGGTGCGCCGTGTTGTCGTGGGGTTGGGCTTCTAG
- a CDS encoding lytic transglycosylase domain-containing protein: MSSWMRRSGAALAATTVATLIAPVAGATATPITPVKAPIFKSPEMTYQVKRGDTVSAIALRSGTTIDAIVKANKLRSAHLIYPGQLLRIPSAVSTPTPAAPKPAAAAPAPVAAPAPSAASEVYVVKPGDTLGKIARAYKTTVAKLAADNAIANPNRISVGQRLTVGSTAPAPSAQAANTAAAPAKPAPQAPAKAQPAAPATGTTYVVRPGDTLGKIALMHGTSVAKIVADNAIANPNRISVGQKLSIGTPAPSAPAAHKAAPKKQLVKNNFPGYTYADETVAAANENKHALINSQLPSRAEVQTTIKQVARKLGVDPKLALAHAFVESGFNANAVSPANAIGTMQVIPSSGTWASQMVGRQLNLLNPYDNIVAGVAIIRSLQRSADSLEQGIAGYYQGLGGVRKYGMRPDTVNYVAKVKAAMDRF, translated from the coding sequence ATGTCGTCATGGATGAGGCGCTCAGGTGCCGCACTCGCAGCTACAACCGTTGCCACGCTGATTGCGCCCGTCGCCGGCGCAACCGCAACCCCGATCACGCCTGTCAAGGCACCGATCTTCAAGAGCCCCGAGATGACCTACCAGGTCAAGCGTGGAGACACCGTCAGCGCCATTGCGCTCCGCTCGGGCACAACTATTGACGCCATCGTCAAGGCCAACAAGCTACGCTCGGCCCACCTGATCTACCCCGGCCAGCTGCTTCGCATCCCTTCGGCGGTTTCCACCCCGACGCCCGCCGCACCGAAGCCTGCAGCGGCCGCTCCAGCGCCAGTGGCTGCCCCCGCGCCCAGCGCGGCGTCGGAGGTGTACGTCGTCAAACCCGGCGACACCCTAGGTAAGATTGCCCGCGCCTACAAGACGACTGTGGCCAAGCTCGCCGCAGACAACGCAATCGCCAATCCCAACCGCATCAGCGTCGGCCAGCGCCTGACGGTGGGCAGCACCGCCCCGGCCCCCAGCGCGCAGGCCGCGAACACCGCGGCCGCACCCGCTAAGCCCGCGCCGCAGGCTCCGGCCAAGGCTCAGCCGGCCGCACCGGCCACCGGCACGACCTACGTGGTGCGCCCGGGCGATACTCTCGGGAAGATCGCGCTCATGCACGGAACGTCGGTTGCCAAGATTGTCGCGGACAACGCAATCGCCAATCCCAACCGTATCAGCGTCGGGCAAAAGCTCTCCATCGGCACTCCCGCTCCGAGCGCGCCCGCTGCCCACAAGGCAGCACCGAAAAAGCAGCTGGTGAAGAACAACTTCCCCGGCTACACCTATGCCGATGAGACCGTAGCCGCCGCCAACGAGAATAAGCATGCGCTCATTAACTCCCAGCTACCATCGCGCGCCGAGGTGCAGACCACGATCAAGCAGGTCGCACGCAAGTTGGGCGTGGATCCAAAGCTGGCTCTGGCACACGCCTTCGTCGAGTCCGGCTTTAACGCCAACGCAGTCTCGCCCGCCAACGCCATCGGCACCATGCAGGTGATTCCTTCCTCCGGCACGTGGGCCTCGCAGATGGTTGGACGCCAACTGAACCTACTCAACCCCTACGACAACATCGTCGCCGGCGTCGCGATCATCCGCTCCCTTCAGCGGTCCGCCGACTCGCTCGAACAGGGCATCGCGGGCTACTACCAGGGTCTGGGCGGCGTACGTAAGTATGGCATGCGTCCCGACACGGTCAACTACGTGGCCAAGGTTAAAGCCGCGATGGACCGTTTCTAG
- a CDS encoding Stk1 family PASTA domain-containing Ser/Thr kinase, with translation MKPDPLLGTVIDNRYSISARIARGGMATVYHATDTRLERNVAVKVIHAHLAEQQDFVRRFISEARAAASLSSPHIVAVHDQGVAQLPSGELPYLVMELMTGPDLRSQLRDHGSFPLGMSLELVRQVLAGLVVAHHAGIIHRDIKPENVLLTAPLEPTALGPKFQAKLTDFGLARAASDATSTQTNSMLGTVGYVAPEFVSSGTTGKTSDIYSVGIMLYELIAGQLPFHGESAMNVAFKHVNETMPRLVDQAEWMPPAVDSLISLFTAKSASKRPQNAEAALDALTDIVASLPEEVLIRRIPVFPVAPEKRPQAPATTSVLPVSQTAVLDADQHSPVVPADSTSSVTSQPTTRAAASRNDTYAGVPKRRRRLWPLLTALLTLLIAGGSYGVWWYYSEGPGLRVGVPNVINLVQADAEAALTNAGLSFTVKEDFSDEVDKGYVVNADPTVGAKIHPSTPVTLIVSAGIEHIIVPDVAGKAKDEALTVIQDSRLKAEVAEAYSDTVPAGKVISQKPEAAASIPHTTPVTLTISLGREPVSTPDLTNATIEDATARLTEAGLEAKVTEEFSDTVPAGVVISQESAPGTTLYRGDSLPIKVSKGPELIKVPNVFGLQEAAATKALKDAGFNVDYHRILGGYFGTVRSQNPGAGEMVKPGSTITLTIV, from the coding sequence GTGAAACCTGATCCACTCCTCGGCACGGTCATCGACAACCGATACTCCATCAGCGCCCGCATCGCGCGCGGTGGCATGGCTACCGTTTACCACGCCACAGACACGCGCCTCGAACGCAACGTCGCAGTCAAGGTCATTCATGCCCACTTGGCGGAGCAACAGGATTTTGTACGCCGCTTTATCTCCGAGGCTCGCGCAGCCGCCAGCCTCTCGAGCCCCCACATCGTGGCCGTCCACGATCAGGGCGTCGCCCAGTTGCCGTCGGGCGAGCTTCCCTACCTCGTCATGGAGCTGATGACGGGCCCGGACTTGCGTTCCCAGTTACGCGATCACGGCTCCTTCCCGCTCGGCATGAGCCTTGAGCTGGTCAGACAGGTCCTTGCCGGGCTCGTCGTAGCCCATCACGCCGGCATCATTCACCGCGACATTAAACCCGAAAACGTGCTCTTGACCGCCCCGCTCGAGCCGACGGCGCTTGGTCCGAAGTTCCAGGCCAAGCTCACGGACTTCGGCCTGGCCAGGGCCGCCTCCGACGCGACCTCCACGCAGACAAATTCGATGCTCGGCACGGTCGGGTACGTCGCGCCCGAATTCGTTTCATCAGGGACGACAGGCAAGACGTCGGACATTTATTCCGTGGGCATCATGCTCTACGAACTCATCGCCGGCCAGCTCCCGTTCCATGGCGAATCCGCCATGAACGTCGCCTTCAAGCACGTCAACGAGACGATGCCGCGCCTGGTCGATCAGGCTGAGTGGATGCCTCCCGCCGTGGACTCGCTCATCTCGCTCTTCACCGCGAAGAGCGCGTCCAAACGCCCCCAGAATGCGGAGGCGGCGCTTGACGCTTTGACCGATATCGTAGCCTCGCTACCCGAAGAGGTCCTGATTCGCCGGATCCCCGTCTTTCCCGTGGCGCCCGAAAAACGCCCGCAGGCTCCCGCCACGACCTCGGTTCTGCCCGTCTCACAGACTGCCGTTCTCGACGCCGATCAGCACAGCCCCGTGGTGCCCGCCGACTCGACGTCGTCGGTAACGTCCCAGCCAACCACCCGGGCCGCTGCCTCGCGCAACGACACCTACGCCGGAGTACCCAAGCGACGTCGGCGCCTCTGGCCGCTTCTCACCGCGCTATTGACCCTGCTGATAGCTGGCGGGTCCTACGGCGTGTGGTGGTACTACTCCGAAGGTCCCGGCCTGCGTGTGGGAGTCCCGAACGTCATCAACCTCGTGCAGGCCGACGCCGAAGCGGCGCTGACTAATGCGGGGCTGAGCTTTACCGTGAAGGAAGATTTTTCCGACGAGGTCGACAAGGGTTACGTGGTCAACGCTGACCCGACGGTTGGCGCCAAGATCCACCCCTCCACGCCCGTCACCCTCATCGTCTCCGCAGGCATCGAGCACATCATCGTTCCCGACGTCGCGGGCAAGGCCAAGGATGAGGCGTTGACGGTGATACAGGACAGCAGGCTCAAGGCAGAGGTCGCCGAGGCATATTCGGATACCGTCCCGGCTGGAAAAGTCATCTCGCAAAAGCCCGAGGCAGCCGCCTCCATCCCCCACACGACTCCCGTCACGCTGACTATCTCACTCGGACGCGAGCCGGTCTCCACCCCCGACCTGACGAACGCCACCATCGAGGACGCCACCGCACGGCTGACCGAAGCGGGGCTCGAGGCAAAGGTTACGGAAGAGTTTTCCGATACTGTCCCGGCCGGCGTCGTCATCTCCCAAGAATCGGCACCAGGAACCACCCTCTACCGTGGCGACTCGCTCCCGATCAAGGTCTCCAAGGGCCCCGAGCTGATCAAGGTTCCCAACGTCTTCGGGCTGCAGGAAGCGGCCGCAACAAAGGCGCTGAAAGACGCAGGATTCAACGTTGACTATCACCGCATTCTCGGCGGGTACTTCGGCACTGTCCGCTCCCAGAACCCGGGAGCAGGCGAGATGGTCAAACCTGGTTCGACCATCACCCTGACGATCGTCTAG
- a CDS encoding class II 3-deoxy-7-phosphoheptulonate synthase, producing the protein MFEEADEKTRQALAAWRDRPAKHQPVYPDADVERATVNYLRTMPPLIFAGEADSLTKEMARAGRGETFVLQGGDCAESFADATADRIRAKIRTILQMAVVLTYSASVPVVKLGRMAGQYAKPRSNPLEDRDGTELPSYMGDAVNGHEFTVQSRTPDPRRLVEAYQHSAATLNLIRAFTQGGFADLTKVHEWNKGFSANPAYHRYTAMAGEIDRAMEFMRAAGAYTESLKTVDFYSSHEALILDYEDAMTRIDSRTGLPYNTGAHFLWIGERTRNADGAHVEMLSHVQNPIGVKLGPSASREDILRLIDKLNPEGREGRLTFITRLGANKVVDVLPSIIETVREDGRPVTWMSDPMHGNTISVGAFKTRRLDDVLDEVRGFFAVHRQMGTIPGGLHIELTGDDVTEVLGGSEAIGEDKLGERYETLVDPRLNHQQSLELAFLISEILRESF; encoded by the coding sequence ATGTTTGAAGAAGCAGATGAGAAGACCCGGCAGGCTCTAGCGGCGTGGAGGGACCGGCCGGCCAAGCATCAGCCCGTGTACCCCGACGCCGACGTCGAAAGGGCCACGGTCAACTATCTGCGCACCATGCCGCCATTGATCTTCGCCGGCGAGGCGGACTCCTTGACCAAGGAAATGGCACGTGCCGGCCGCGGCGAGACGTTCGTCTTGCAAGGCGGGGACTGCGCCGAATCTTTCGCCGATGCGACGGCGGACCGCATCCGGGCCAAGATTCGCACGATCCTCCAGATGGCGGTTGTGCTCACCTACTCAGCCTCTGTTCCTGTGGTCAAGCTCGGCAGGATGGCGGGTCAGTACGCCAAGCCGCGCTCGAACCCCTTAGAGGATCGTGACGGCACGGAGTTGCCTTCCTACATGGGCGACGCCGTCAACGGCCACGAATTCACGGTGCAATCTCGCACCCCGGACCCGCGCCGCCTAGTGGAGGCATACCAGCACTCGGCTGCCACGCTGAACCTCATTCGTGCCTTCACCCAGGGCGGATTCGCGGATCTGACCAAGGTCCACGAATGGAATAAGGGATTTTCTGCCAACCCGGCCTACCATCGCTACACGGCGATGGCCGGGGAGATCGACCGTGCGATGGAGTTCATGCGGGCGGCGGGAGCATACACGGAGTCGCTGAAGACGGTGGATTTCTACTCCTCGCACGAGGCTCTCATTCTTGATTATGAGGACGCGATGACGCGCATCGATTCGCGCACGGGTCTGCCGTACAACACCGGAGCACACTTCTTGTGGATCGGCGAGCGGACGCGCAATGCCGACGGCGCTCATGTCGAGATGCTCTCCCATGTGCAAAACCCGATCGGCGTGAAGCTGGGCCCGTCGGCGTCGCGGGAGGACATCCTACGCCTGATCGACAAGCTCAATCCCGAGGGTCGGGAAGGGCGCCTGACGTTCATCACGCGCCTGGGGGCGAACAAGGTGGTTGACGTGCTGCCGTCGATCATCGAGACTGTCCGCGAAGATGGGCGCCCAGTGACGTGGATGAGCGACCCGATGCACGGCAACACGATCTCGGTGGGAGCTTTCAAGACGCGTCGTCTCGACGACGTGCTCGACGAGGTGCGGGGTTTCTTCGCCGTCCACCGCCAGATGGGCACGATTCCCGGTGGTCTTCACATCGAGCTGACCGGTGACGACGTCACCGAAGTGCTTGGCGGCTCCGAAGCAATCGGCGAAGACAAGCTGGGAGAACGCTACGAGACGTTGGTCGATCCCCGACTCAATCATCAGCAGTCCCTCGAACTGGCCTTCCTTATTTCGGAGATTCTGCGCGAGAGTTTTTAG